One Antiquaquibacter oligotrophicus genomic region harbors:
- a CDS encoding IclR family transcriptional regulator, whose product MSTEPTYAAPALDKGLDILELLADRPGGLAQSEIAEAAGRSVGQIFRVLATLERRGYIVRDKQSGLYVLSMRLFDLAHRQEPLRGLIAAASPGMRDLAERVRQSCNLSVLDAGRVRVIAQVESPADFGYRVRVGALFGVDTTATGSALTSGEPVVRPDAAQEGITDVVAPVHGASGVVAALTVPYVATTFSAVPAEDVIAAAMACASDISRNLGWSTPVD is encoded by the coding sequence ATGTCGACAGAACCGACCTACGCGGCTCCGGCACTCGACAAGGGCCTCGACATTCTCGAACTGCTCGCCGACCGGCCGGGTGGGCTGGCCCAGTCGGAGATCGCTGAGGCGGCGGGGCGTAGCGTCGGGCAGATCTTTCGTGTGCTCGCGACCCTCGAGCGCCGGGGGTACATCGTGCGGGACAAGCAGTCGGGTCTGTACGTGCTGTCGATGCGGCTGTTCGACCTCGCACACCGCCAGGAGCCGCTGCGGGGTCTCATCGCCGCGGCGTCGCCGGGGATGCGCGACCTCGCCGAGCGGGTTCGGCAGTCCTGCAACCTGAGTGTTCTGGACGCGGGTCGTGTTCGTGTCATCGCTCAAGTCGAGAGTCCAGCCGACTTCGGCTATCGGGTGAGGGTTGGCGCGCTGTTCGGCGTCGACACCACCGCTACCGGGTCTGCGCTGACCTCGGGGGAGCCCGTGGTGCGGCCCGACGCTGCACAGGAGGGCATCACCGATGTGGTCGCGCCGGTGCACGGCGCGTCCGGTGTTGTCGCAGCGCTGACCGTGCCCTACGTGGCGACCACGTTCAGCGCCGTCCCCGCCGAGGATGTCATCGCCGCCGCGATGGCGTGTGCCTCAGACATTTCTCGGAATCTGGGCTGGTCGACCCCGGTAGATTAG
- a CDS encoding PTS sugar transporter subunit IIA, producing the protein MTLPPLPESAIMIGADAPDWRGAVKLAAEALAASGAATPAYAREMVRMIEEHGPYVVIAPGLALAHARPGPEVLSDGIAVVTLREPVRFGHPHNDPVRVVLGLASAPETHLGAVAALANVFNDSTAIDDLAAATTPAEVQAIMGAV; encoded by the coding sequence ATGACTCTTCCTCCCCTTCCCGAATCGGCGATCATGATCGGCGCCGACGCCCCCGACTGGCGTGGTGCCGTCAAGCTCGCGGCCGAGGCCCTCGCGGCGTCGGGAGCCGCCACACCCGCCTACGCGCGCGAGATGGTGCGCATGATCGAGGAGCACGGACCGTACGTCGTTATCGCTCCCGGTCTCGCGCTCGCCCACGCCCGGCCGGGGCCCGAGGTGCTCTCCGATGGGATCGCGGTGGTGACCCTTCGCGAACCGGTGCGGTTCGGGCATCCGCACAACGATCCGGTTCGTGTTGTTCTGGGGCTCGCGAGCGCTCCCGAGACTCACCTGGGGGCGGTTGCGGCGCTCGCCAACGTCTTCAACGACAGCACCGCGATCGACGATCTCGCCGCCGCGACAACACCGGCCGAGGTGCAGGCCATCATGGGTGCCGTGTGA
- a CDS encoding phospho-sugar mutase, whose amino-acid sequence MSSEQSTEVLLAAARDWAAQDPDATTRTELESQVTAAEAGDPAAEATLRDWFGSRLHFGTAGLRGELGPGPNRMNRVLVTQAAAGLAAFLLSREPSPSVVIGFDARTNSEVFARDTAVVMAGAGVRTTLMPRNLPTPVLAFAVRHLGVSAGVMVTASHNPARDNGYKVYLGGLDHGSQIVSPSDTEIAHAIERVAHAPISELPRSTDFVTADESVITAYVEQTAAIANVPAPVRFAYTAMHGVGWETARAVFAAAGLGEPDVVAEQAEPDPTFPTVAFPNPEEPGAMDLVLALGESVGADLVVANDPDADRLAIGIPTASGWRRLSGNEVGWLLGWRAAKRASVDGVLAASIVSSPALGEVASAHRLRHVETLTGFKWISRVPGLTFGYEEALGYLVDPAKVLDKDGISAAVDLLSLASELKAGGSTLERHLLDFAETFGGFASGQISIRVTELDEIGRMMTALRTQPPGHIGSLPVAQIDDFLDGFAEFPPGDILRFHLANGARVIVRPSGTEPKLKVYLDASSTEGDGASRIAAARAVVSELDAGIRALLGV is encoded by the coding sequence GTGAGCAGCGAGCAGAGCACCGAGGTGCTTCTCGCGGCGGCTCGAGACTGGGCCGCCCAGGACCCGGATGCCACGACCCGAACCGAACTCGAGTCTCAGGTGACCGCCGCCGAGGCGGGCGACCCGGCGGCCGAGGCCACACTCCGTGACTGGTTCGGCTCCCGCCTGCACTTCGGCACCGCCGGTCTCCGCGGTGAACTCGGCCCCGGCCCCAACCGCATGAACCGTGTGCTGGTCACGCAGGCCGCGGCGGGCCTCGCCGCGTTCCTCCTCTCGCGTGAGCCGAGCCCGAGTGTCGTGATCGGCTTCGACGCGCGGACAAACTCCGAGGTGTTCGCGCGCGACACGGCCGTTGTGATGGCGGGCGCTGGAGTTCGCACGACACTCATGCCCCGCAACCTCCCCACTCCCGTGCTGGCGTTCGCGGTGCGCCACCTGGGGGTCAGCGCCGGGGTCATGGTGACGGCCTCGCACAACCCGGCTCGCGACAACGGCTACAAGGTGTACCTCGGCGGTCTCGACCACGGCTCGCAGATCGTCTCGCCGTCCGACACCGAAATCGCGCACGCGATCGAGCGGGTCGCGCACGCACCGATCTCGGAACTGCCACGGTCGACCGATTTTGTGACGGCGGACGAGTCCGTCATCACCGCGTATGTCGAACAAACCGCCGCGATCGCGAACGTTCCCGCTCCCGTCAGGTTTGCTTACACGGCGATGCACGGCGTGGGGTGGGAGACCGCTCGCGCCGTTTTCGCTGCGGCAGGATTGGGCGAGCCCGACGTCGTGGCGGAGCAGGCCGAACCGGATCCCACGTTTCCCACGGTCGCCTTCCCTAACCCGGAAGAACCCGGGGCCATGGACCTCGTGCTTGCGCTCGGGGAGTCCGTCGGCGCCGATCTTGTGGTGGCCAACGACCCGGATGCCGATCGCCTCGCAATCGGCATCCCGACGGCGTCCGGCTGGCGGAGGCTGAGCGGCAACGAGGTGGGCTGGCTGCTCGGCTGGCGCGCCGCGAAACGTGCGAGCGTCGATGGCGTCCTTGCCGCATCCATCGTGTCCTCCCCCGCCTTGGGGGAGGTCGCGTCCGCGCACCGCCTGCGCCACGTGGAGACCCTCACGGGCTTCAAGTGGATCTCGCGGGTCCCGGGCCTGACCTTCGGTTACGAGGAGGCGCTCGGGTACCTCGTCGACCCCGCAAAGGTGCTCGACAAGGACGGCATCTCGGCCGCGGTCGACCTACTCTCGCTCGCGTCGGAGCTGAAGGCCGGCGGCTCCACCCTCGAGCGGCACCTCCTCGACTTCGCCGAAACGTTCGGAGGTTTCGCGTCGGGTCAGATCTCGATCCGGGTCACCGAACTCGATGAGATAGGGCGGATGATGACAGCCCTCCGCACGCAGCCGCCCGGGCACATCGGGTCGCTCCCCGTCGCGCAGATCGACGACTTCCTCGACGGATTCGCGGAGTTCCCGCCCGGGGACATCCTGCGCTTCCACCTCGCGAACGGCGCTCGTGTCATCGTGCGCCCGAGCGGGACCGAACCAAAACTCAAGGTCTACCTCGATGCGTCATCAACCGAGGGGGACGGCGCGAGCCGGATCGCCGCGGCCCGGGCGGTCGTGAGTGAGCTCGACGCGGGCATCCGTGCCCTGCTGGGTGTGTAG
- a CDS encoding purine-nucleoside phosphorylase, whose product MSHEAFTNPLDDPTADPFEVARIAASDIAEATGVERHDIALTLGSGWAKAADLIGETTATIPASDVTGFSKPALEGHVGTLRSVLLPNDKRALVIGARTHYYEGHGVRRVVHSVRTAAATGATTMILTNGAGGIKESWKPGTPVLISDHINLTADSPLEGATFIDLTDLYSSRLRAIAREVDATLDDGVYCQFRGPHYETPAEVQMAKAIGGHIVGMSTALEAIAARQAGMEILGMSLITNLAAGIQKTPLSHDEVIEAGREAEGRIGALLAEIVGRL is encoded by the coding sequence ATGTCGCACGAAGCCTTCACCAACCCCCTGGATGACCCGACCGCCGACCCCTTCGAGGTCGCTCGCATTGCGGCATCCGACATCGCCGAAGCCACCGGCGTCGAACGCCACGACATTGCTCTCACGCTCGGTTCCGGTTGGGCGAAAGCGGCCGACCTGATCGGTGAGACGACGGCGACGATCCCCGCATCGGATGTCACGGGCTTCTCGAAACCCGCCCTCGAGGGTCACGTCGGCACGCTGCGGTCGGTGCTCCTGCCGAACGACAAGCGGGCCCTCGTCATCGGCGCACGCACGCACTACTACGAGGGCCACGGTGTGCGCAGGGTTGTGCATTCGGTCCGCACGGCTGCCGCGACCGGAGCCACCACGATGATCCTCACCAACGGTGCCGGCGGCATCAAGGAATCCTGGAAGCCGGGGACTCCCGTGCTCATCAGCGACCACATCAATCTCACGGCCGATTCGCCGCTCGAGGGCGCCACCTTCATCGACCTCACCGACCTCTACTCCTCGCGCCTGCGAGCCATCGCGCGCGAGGTCGATGCGACCCTCGACGACGGTGTGTACTGCCAGTTCCGCGGTCCGCACTACGAGACCCCGGCCGAGGTGCAGATGGCGAAGGCAATCGGCGGGCACATCGTCGGTATGTCCACCGCCCTCGAGGCGATCGCTGCCCGCCAGGCAGGCATGGAAATCCTCGGCATGTCACTCATCACGAACCTCGCGGCGGGCATCCAGAAAACCCCTCTCAGTCACGACGAGGTCATCGAAGCCGGTCGCGAGGCCGAGGGTCGCATCGGCGCCCTCCTCGCCGAGATCGTGGGCCGGCTGTGA
- a CDS encoding adenosine deaminase, protein MNATRDYLMPGGGADITTLPKVSLHDHLDGGLRPQTIIDLGAEIGLDVPATDAGDLGEWFAEKSDSGSLVEYLKTFDLTTAVMQTREGLTRVAREFVQDLAADGVVYGEIRWAPEQHVARGLSLDETVEAVQEGLEAGVADAAAGGHSIRVGQLVSAMRHTDRGLEIAKLAHRHLGNGVVGFDIAGPEAGFPPSNLRDAFDYLAQNFVPRTVHAGEADGLESIKGALFDGRALRLGHGVRLAEDIRAEREDDENTYVTLGPLAQWVKDREIALELSPSSNLQTGAIERWGEELIDHPFDLLYQLGFRVTVNTDNRLMSATSLTRELWLLAQTFDYDLSDLAVFQLNAAAASFLPLEEREALAETIIAGFDEA, encoded by the coding sequence ATGAACGCCACCCGCGACTACCTCATGCCCGGGGGTGGCGCCGATATCACGACGCTCCCCAAGGTGTCCCTCCACGATCACCTCGACGGCGGGCTGCGTCCGCAGACCATCATCGATCTCGGTGCGGAGATCGGTCTCGATGTTCCCGCCACCGACGCAGGGGATTTGGGTGAGTGGTTCGCCGAGAAGAGCGACTCCGGCTCCCTCGTGGAGTACCTGAAGACTTTCGACCTCACGACGGCGGTCATGCAGACGCGGGAGGGTCTGACCCGTGTGGCCCGCGAGTTCGTGCAGGACCTCGCCGCCGATGGTGTGGTCTACGGGGAGATCCGGTGGGCCCCCGAGCAGCACGTGGCGCGCGGCCTCAGCCTCGACGAGACCGTGGAAGCGGTTCAGGAGGGCCTGGAGGCGGGGGTGGCGGATGCTGCGGCCGGCGGTCACAGCATCCGTGTCGGGCAGCTCGTCAGCGCCATGCGCCACACCGATCGTGGTCTCGAGATCGCGAAGCTCGCCCACCGGCACCTCGGAAACGGGGTTGTCGGTTTCGACATCGCGGGGCCTGAGGCTGGCTTCCCGCCCAGTAACCTCCGTGACGCCTTCGACTATCTCGCACAGAATTTTGTGCCGCGTACCGTGCACGCGGGTGAGGCTGACGGGCTGGAGAGCATCAAGGGTGCGCTCTTCGACGGCCGCGCCCTGCGTCTCGGCCACGGGGTGCGCCTGGCGGAGGACATCCGCGCCGAGCGCGAGGATGACGAGAACACCTACGTCACCCTCGGGCCTCTCGCCCAGTGGGTCAAGGATCGTGAGATCGCACTCGAGCTCTCGCCCTCGTCCAACTTGCAGACCGGGGCGATCGAACGCTGGGGCGAGGAGCTCATCGATCATCCCTTCGACCTGCTGTACCAGCTCGGCTTCCGCGTCACGGTCAACACCGACAACCGCCTGATGAGTGCGACGTCCCTCACTCGCGAGCTCTGGCTTCTCGCCCAGACGTTCGACTACGACCTGAGCGACCTCGCCGTGTTCCAGCTCAATGCGGCTGCCGCGAGCTTCTTGCCGCTCGAGGAGCGCGAAGCGCTCGCCGAGACGATCATCGCCGGGTTCGACGAGGCCTGA
- a CDS encoding PTS sugar transporter subunit IIB, which yields MKIVAICGTGIGSSGILRVNAERVLRKLRIDAVVVAADVASIAEAAADAQVILTSPEFVDVIGRTSAEIIVIQNYFDTAELTDKLEAALG from the coding sequence GTGAAGATCGTCGCGATTTGCGGCACCGGAATCGGTAGTTCCGGCATCCTTCGTGTGAATGCGGAACGGGTGCTGCGCAAACTGCGCATCGACGCCGTGGTGGTTGCCGCGGACGTCGCGTCGATCGCGGAGGCGGCAGCTGACGCGCAGGTCATCCTCACCTCACCCGAGTTCGTGGACGTCATCGGTCGCACGTCAGCGGAGATCATCGTGATCCAGAACTACTTCGACACCGCCGAACTGACCGACAAGCTCGAGGCAGCCCTCGGCTGA